The segment ACACCGAATGGTATCTTATGCTCCTGGAGATCTCGTATGGATTTATACTCCAGTCCGAAAAGTTGGACTCTCCGAGAAGCTCTTAAGGAGGTACTTTGGGCCTTACCAGGTTTTACGCCGTTTATCAGACGTAACATACGAGGTGCAAGATTTTGACCCTGAATCCCGAAGAAGACGACCAAGAGACGTTGTCCATGTACTGCGAATGAAACCATACCATGATCCCGACAAGCAAATTGAAATTGAGGACAGTCAAAATGAAAATGTCGTACCTGccgaaaatcaagaaatttacaaGGGTCCCATGACATGTTCCAGAGTAAAAGCCCTTAACCTGATTGACAGCGGGGCGCTGTCTTTCTTTGGAGGGGAGTAATGCCGCATAATGAACTACTGATATCAATTCCTGTGGCTTGGTTGGCAAGACACGAGACGGTAGACCTTTACGACCCAGGTTCGAATACCAGCCAAGtcagttttatccaaagactggaattttaatttaaaatgttatttattatttctctagtttctagttgattctagatctttctttaaatgttctatctggatgtttctcgaacattctgagagtgtatataaagtcaagtgtcaccagttgtggtcgagttatcggtcctgtacgcttgagagttactttgcttgaataaatctgattacttGTTCAACCTAACAGCCTTGTTATTTCCAATCTTTGTgacaatatataaacaaaaacaaaaaaacaaaaaaaaagaactctaCTCTTTTAACTATACTtacttttctttcataataaaaaaattcttacaaacaGTCGCAAGTGAAAAACATTCTCacacataatttttattgaaaacttgcACAACGCAGTTATTGCAGTTGTAATAATCCACTCTCTATTTACTATTAAGGAAGCGTTTCGCTCTTTCTTGCGCTGGATTTCTTTGAACAGCCATTCTCAGTACGGGTAGGGATTTCCTGTCCTGTCGATGAAGACGCCGTGATGAGATTCGTTCAGCTTGGGCAGAGTTTTGATCATAGTCCCGATGCTCTCCTCCGGTTCCAGGACTGCCTTCTGCGTGCCCATTGGAGTCCTCACCCAGCCAGGACACATCAGAATGACCAGGATTCCTTTGTCCTTGACACTGGTGGCTATGACTCGCATTGCCATATTCAGGGCAGCCTGCAGATAGAAGACTGAAAGAATGACTAAGTATGCATAGCACAGAATTCGGTACggaatgaaatcaatttatttcaattccatCTGAGACGCGCCCAACGTAGAATACCTTCAAgtgcgatttatttatttaaaaagctcggatatttatgaagaatttttgagCAGAATTCATCTTTCTCGCCTTGATTTATAAGTAGATTTTCATTGTCTCTCTTTTTTTGGGGGCAAAATAAGTTTGTAGCAAAACTTTGGCAAAGATTTTACAGATCAAGATTTCTGTGCTACTTCTGACATAAAATGCCAGACTTCTGCTGCTACGTCAAAGACGGATGGATTGAATTCGTGTTGAGAGAATGGGGTCGGACGATGTCGGCTTTCTCCCCTTATTACTTCAACGTCACATTGGGTCGCGATGGCGTGATGGTAAGATCTCGGTTTCGGGTATCAGGCTCGACATCCGATTCCCCcggagaaccgtcgtgtaagcgggtctcgtacacgttaaatccgtcggggccaaacgtcctcccactggtgtggagcGGAAGGTTCGAGAGGGGAGGTTGCCAGCTCATTTTCTgatcatcctcgtcatctgaccactgttcaaaatGACAATGGTCCATCCCAAAGCaaccctagtgttactttaaaacgggacgttaatataactaaactaaactataaagCTTCAAAGACACAGCGAGAAGTTACTGAAAAGACACATGTAGGtgatttatctattaaaatgatttagaatAGAAGGATATAAAATATAGGTTATCAAAATggattttgaaagtttattttataaatatccgCAAAGTATTTTTTGCATATACCATAAAGCAAGATTTATGACCGAGTGTCATTCAACTGTACGAATTTTCAGATATCAACTTGCAAGAAGAATAACCAAGAAAGCACCTTGTTTCgaacttcattttttttgtacatgATATTGCTTTTCTACTCACTTCTAGTATTTTtactataatgaaatatttaataaaagttttgatatttttataattttgagataATTACATTTAAGTTTCTACTTCAGAAGTAAACGATGGTGATGATCTTTTGTacttcttccatttttaaacagTGCTGCTCTTCTTTGCAatagaatatcattaaaaattacataatctcCTGTAATCTGATATTATGTTTCCTTATCGTAGTGCACTGCGCATTTTTATTGGAACTAGAAAACAAAAAtcctataaaatattacataaattattaaaacagtaaTGCACACAAACATCGAAGTTGAATGATTCTATTTactaaatcttacatttttttaatgaattattcgaTTTGTGGACAAGTTTTTAGGTTCGTTGAAGTGAATCACGTCCCATTACAAATGAAGGTCTAAAATTTGAGTCAGATAAAATGAGGGTTTAATTTAGCTATATTAaatcccgctttaaagcaacactagagtcGTTTTGGGATGGACGTCACaattttgagccacggtcagatAAGGTGGACTGAGCTGGCAcccttctctccaaacttccgcatcgCTCCAGAAGGAGAACGTTTGGCGCCGACGGATTAACGAGCAcgagacccgcttacacgacggttcttcgacgGAATCGGATTCTCGAatctgaagccctccggttccgaaaccgagataTTACCATCACGCCACCGTGGTCATGATAAAATTCAGTAGATGCATTAGAAAAGCAGCAGTAAAGCTAAAATGTTTCTCTAATTGTCTATCTAAATTTGAagctcaaatatatttttctggggATCAGCAAAACcaagatatacataaaaaaatatttatagaaattttagcaAACACTAATATC is part of the Argiope bruennichi chromosome 10, qqArgBrue1.1, whole genome shotgun sequence genome and harbors:
- the LOC129987783 gene encoding uncharacterized protein LOC129987783 — its product is MLSMYVDTEQKNWDEILPFVSFAYNTAKQETTGFTPFFLLHGRDAETTLDTMLPFSPNDVDDDYVAKMVARAEESRQLTRVRTLDAQDKDRRRYNAKHRMVSYAPGDLVWIYTPVRKVGLSEKLLRRYFGPYQVLRRLSDVTYEVQDFDPESRRRRPRDVVHVLRMKPYHDPDKQIEIEDSQNENVVPAENQEIYKGPMTCSRVKALNLIDSGALSFFGGE